A genome region from Mesorhizobium sp. B2-1-8 includes the following:
- a CDS encoding ABC transporter ATP-binding protein, translated as MSASALTISGVDKFYGPIDRGVHAVKNLTMEIGKGEIVALLGSSGCGKTSTLRMIAGFEEVSRGTIAVAGRKVHTLPPVRRNVAMAFEGYSLYPPLTVRENMAFALKAARMPRSEVDAKVASIAKLLEIEDILERYPSSISGGQQQRASLGRALIREADLHLLDEPMGQLEPQLRAVLRGRIKHFIKERGLTAILVTHDQTEANALADRIAVMEGGVLQQFDTPDRIKERPANLFTGTFVGEPPMNVFEAFVGTAAGRINLRLPDGLSLDYDKDAFSAPVRDQLLSRERVVIGIRPYAVRRSKEGVPARVSANQWLGDQTHIAADFAGGSLVLVEHDRTRLDLGAPINVSIDPKNLHVFDQASGKAISHGMELA; from the coding sequence ATGAGCGCCAGCGCACTCACCATTTCCGGCGTCGACAAGTTCTACGGCCCGATCGACAGGGGCGTTCACGCCGTCAAGAACCTGACGATGGAGATCGGCAAGGGCGAGATCGTGGCGTTGCTCGGCTCGTCGGGCTGCGGCAAGACCTCGACGCTGCGCATGATTGCCGGCTTCGAGGAGGTCTCGCGCGGCACGATCGCGGTCGCCGGCCGCAAGGTACACACCTTGCCGCCGGTCAGACGCAATGTGGCGATGGCCTTCGAGGGCTACTCGCTCTATCCCCCGCTGACCGTGCGCGAGAACATGGCCTTTGCCCTCAAGGCCGCCCGGATGCCCAGAAGCGAGGTCGACGCCAAGGTCGCCAGCATCGCCAAACTGCTGGAGATCGAAGACATACTGGAGCGCTATCCCAGCTCCATTTCGGGCGGCCAGCAGCAGCGCGCCAGCCTTGGCCGGGCGCTCATCCGCGAAGCCGACCTGCATCTGCTCGACGAGCCGATGGGGCAACTCGAGCCGCAGCTTCGCGCCGTGCTGCGCGGCCGTATCAAGCACTTCATCAAGGAGCGTGGACTGACCGCGATCCTGGTCACCCACGATCAGACCGAGGCCAATGCACTTGCCGACCGCATCGCGGTGATGGAAGGCGGCGTGCTGCAGCAGTTCGACACTCCCGACAGGATCAAGGAGCGTCCGGCGAACCTGTTCACCGGCACCTTCGTCGGCGAGCCGCCGATGAACGTCTTCGAGGCCTTTGTCGGAACCGCCGCCGGCCGCATCAATCTCAGGCTGCCCGACGGGCTGTCGCTCGACTACGACAAGGACGCTTTCAGCGCTCCGGTGCGTGACCAGCTGCTCAGCCGCGAACGGGTGGTCATCGGCATCAGGCCCTACGCGGTCCGGCGCTCGAAGGAAGGTGTCCCGGCCAGGGTCTCGGCCAACCAGTGGCTCGGCGACCAGACCCATATCGCCGCCGATTTCGCCGGCGGCTCGCTGGTGCTGGTCGAGCATGACCGCACCCGGCTCGATCTCGGCGCGCCCATCAACGTCAGCATCGATCCGAAAAACCTGCACGTCTTCGACCAGGCAAGCGGCAAGGCCATCTCGCACGGCATGGAGCTCGCGTGA
- a CDS encoding ABC transporter ATP-binding protein, whose translation MASLELRNLVKRYKSQTVLDNLSLTVADGETLVLFGPSGAGKTVLLRLVAGVIDPDEGKILIGGEDMTDVDAEFRGVGMAFQNFALFPHMSAFDNIATPLEAKRSSQSAIKAGVESVAKLLKIGHVLSHKPRALSNGQKQRTALARALVGSPPLLLLDDPLRNVDAKLRFEMRLELPRLLADRGATVVYVTQDYKEAMALGDRIAVMSQGVIRQLGTPEQIYREPANIEIARLFGDPTINLLDVKPARDGRGGYVGLSNVQVHLADVPDTAVGRDCIIGLRPEALHFVGENEPGAIPVTVEAETPLNEKIVTLVRTVRGREILVSRPAGTPGRSEGKAHIVVDGKSALLFDRASGERIGAKNVVKLRNGEAA comes from the coding sequence ATGGCCAGCCTCGAACTCAGAAACCTCGTCAAGCGCTACAAGAGCCAGACCGTCCTCGACAATTTGTCGTTGACCGTCGCGGATGGCGAGACGCTGGTGCTGTTCGGACCTTCGGGCGCCGGCAAGACGGTGCTGCTGCGCCTCGTCGCCGGCGTCATCGATCCCGACGAAGGCAAGATCCTCATCGGCGGCGAGGACATGACCGATGTCGACGCGGAGTTCCGTGGCGTCGGCATGGCGTTCCAGAATTTCGCGCTGTTTCCGCACATGAGCGCGTTCGACAACATCGCGACGCCGCTCGAGGCCAAGCGTTCCTCACAGAGCGCGATCAAGGCCGGCGTCGAGAGCGTCGCCAAGCTGTTGAAGATCGGCCATGTGCTCAGCCACAAGCCACGCGCGCTGTCCAACGGCCAGAAGCAGCGCACCGCACTTGCGCGCGCTCTGGTCGGTTCGCCGCCGCTCCTCTTGCTCGACGATCCCTTGCGCAATGTCGACGCCAAGCTGCGCTTCGAGATGCGTCTCGAACTGCCGAGGCTGCTCGCCGATCGCGGCGCCACCGTCGTCTACGTCACCCAGGACTACAAGGAAGCCATGGCGCTCGGCGACCGTATCGCGGTGATGTCGCAAGGCGTCATCCGGCAGCTCGGCACCCCGGAGCAGATCTATCGCGAGCCGGCCAACATCGAGATCGCGCGGCTGTTCGGCGACCCGACCATAAACCTGCTCGACGTCAAGCCCGCGCGCGATGGCAGGGGAGGTTATGTCGGCCTGTCCAACGTGCAGGTCCATCTCGCCGACGTTCCCGATACCGCCGTCGGTCGCGACTGCATCATCGGGCTGAGGCCGGAGGCACTGCATTTCGTTGGCGAAAACGAGCCCGGCGCCATTCCGGTCACGGTCGAGGCCGAGACGCCGCTCAACGAGAAGATCGTCACCCTGGTGCGCACCGTTCGCGGCCGCGAAATCCTGGTCTCGCGCCCGGCCGGGACGCCGGGCCGCAGCGAAGGCAAGGCGCATATCGTCGTCGACGGGAAGAGCGCCTTGCTGTTCGATCGGGCAAGCGGCGAGCGCATCGGCGCGAAGAACGTCGTCAAACTGCGCAACGGAGAAGCGGCATGA
- a CDS encoding carbohydrate ABC transporter permease, with protein MEHTSLLERILRGAALTLVVIFFMFPIVWIFMMSFQTNETILRIPPQLIFEPTLANYTALITGKLMTAAGTLDIAFMRNLWNSVFLSVTSVAVSLLLGVPAAYAFARHKFRGSEDIAFTLLSFKFAPALLVLLPLTLYFQKLGLANTYIGLIWVYQLICLPLILWIVRGYFEDIPADIEYAYRIGGHSWFATFRKIALPLAGPGIAAAGLLAFIFAWNNFVFALVLASADKQPVTVGALAFITSSGIQYGQISAAIVLSITPTLALALYAQRYLVEGLSLGAVKG; from the coding sequence ATGGAACACACCTCGCTTCTCGAACGCATCCTGCGCGGCGCAGCACTGACCCTGGTGGTGATCTTCTTCATGTTCCCGATCGTCTGGATTTTCATGATGTCGTTCCAGACCAACGAGACCATCCTGCGCATCCCGCCGCAGCTCATCTTCGAACCGACGCTCGCCAATTACACGGCGCTGATCACCGGCAAGCTGATGACCGCAGCCGGCACGCTCGACATCGCCTTCATGCGCAATCTCTGGAACTCGGTGTTCCTGTCGGTAACCTCGGTCGCCGTCTCGCTGCTGCTCGGCGTGCCGGCCGCCTACGCCTTCGCGCGCCACAAATTCCGCGGTTCGGAGGACATCGCCTTCACGCTTCTGTCGTTCAAGTTCGCGCCGGCGCTCCTGGTGCTGTTGCCGCTGACCCTCTATTTCCAGAAGCTCGGCCTGGCCAACACCTATATCGGGCTGATCTGGGTCTACCAGCTGATCTGCCTGCCGTTGATCCTGTGGATCGTGCGCGGCTATTTCGAGGATATCCCGGCCGACATCGAATACGCCTACCGCATCGGCGGCCATTCGTGGTTCGCCACCTTCCGCAAGATCGCGCTGCCGCTCGCCGGTCCGGGGATCGCGGCGGCCGGCCTGCTCGCCTTCATCTTCGCCTGGAACAATTTCGTCTTCGCGCTGGTGCTGGCTTCGGCCGACAAGCAGCCGGTGACGGTCGGCGCGCTCGCCTTCATCACCTCATCCGGCATCCAGTATGGCCAGATTTCGGCGGCCATCGTCTTGTCGATCACGCCGACGCTGGCGCTCGCCCTCTACGCACAGCGCTATCTGGTCGAAGGCCTGTCGCTCGGCGCGGTGAAAGGATAG
- a CDS encoding carbohydrate ABC transporter permease: MTAVVSQRPRPSGFRISKRVLPYVLSLPALLVCIGILIPFLTSVVYSFQRYRLSQPWARQFNWGDNYISFFTDPKFWNTLKVSLVYAGTTVVLELLLGLAIALLLQKRSTLNNFISIMLLMPLMTAPALAALMWKLMTNPGFGVLSYLASLIGLQDFRWASSPSTALFTVVLVDIWVYTPFIMILLLAGLRSLPTQPFEAAALDGVPRSFVFFRITLPMLTPYILTATLFRLLDSIQQFDIIYAMTQGGPGDTLTVFQVEAYLNFFQSTNVGRSAALMIILWAITYLLSNIFIKNWLRLRERARGQA; the protein is encoded by the coding sequence ATGACTGCGGTGGTATCGCAAAGGCCCAGGCCATCCGGCTTCAGGATCAGCAAGCGGGTGCTGCCCTATGTGCTCAGCCTGCCGGCCTTGCTGGTCTGCATCGGCATCCTGATCCCGTTCCTGACCTCGGTGGTCTATTCCTTCCAGCGCTACCGTCTGAGCCAGCCCTGGGCGCGCCAGTTCAACTGGGGCGACAACTACATCTCCTTCTTTACCGATCCGAAGTTCTGGAACACGTTGAAAGTCTCGCTGGTCTATGCCGGCACCACGGTCGTGCTGGAACTGCTTCTGGGTCTCGCTATCGCCTTGCTGCTGCAGAAGCGCTCGACGCTCAACAACTTCATCTCGATCATGCTCTTGATGCCGCTGATGACGGCGCCGGCGCTGGCCGCGCTGATGTGGAAGCTGATGACCAATCCCGGCTTCGGCGTGCTGAGCTATCTCGCCAGCCTCATCGGGCTGCAGGATTTCCGCTGGGCGTCGTCGCCGTCGACCGCGCTGTTCACCGTCGTGCTCGTCGACATCTGGGTCTACACGCCTTTCATCATGATCCTGCTGCTCGCCGGCCTGCGCAGCCTGCCGACGCAGCCCTTCGAGGCGGCGGCGCTCGACGGCGTGCCGAGGAGCTTCGTCTTCTTCCGCATCACGCTGCCGATGCTGACGCCCTACATCCTGACGGCGACGCTGTTCCGACTGCTCGATTCGATCCAGCAGTTCGACATCATCTACGCGATGACCCAGGGCGGGCCGGGCGACACGCTGACCGTCTTCCAGGTCGAGGCCTATCTCAACTTCTTCCAGTCGACCAATGTCGGCCGCTCGGCGGCGCTGATGATCATCCTGTGGGCGATCACCTATTTACTCTCCAACATCTTCATCAAGAACTGGCTCAGGCTGCGCGAACGCGCCCGTGGCCAAGCATAG
- a CDS encoding extracellular solute-binding protein, with protein MHEKEKDLIEAFLRGQVDRRGLIKGLGAMGLAAGTAGTLLNLGQTRALAADFDWQAHKGKTIKLLLNKHPYADAMIADLENFKKLTGMNVVYDVFPEDVYFDKVTAALSASSPEYDAFMTGAYMTWTYGPAGWITDLNEWIKDPAKTNPNYAWDDFLPGVKSSCAWNGKPGGALGSEDAKQWCIPWAFEQNNITYNKGMFDKAGVGVPGNLDEMISTAAKLQKDIGSGVYGIGVRGSRSWATIHPGFLSAYSNFNEKDLTVSADGKLAAAMNTAGSKAFHAKWVQMIQESGPKDWSTYTWYQVGTDLGAGASAMIFDADCLGYFMNGGDNKMAGKLAYAAFTANPEAKASTPNIWIWSLAMSNFSKDKDATWYFLQWASGPEHGLFGATKMDFVDPVRQSVWKDEMFREKLNKSYPGYVEMFDASAAGASIKFTAQPLFFDLTTEWAATLQKMVAKEVPVDEGLDKLAESINGQLKEAGLG; from the coding sequence ATGCATGAGAAAGAGAAAGACCTCATAGAGGCCTTCCTGCGCGGACAAGTCGACCGTCGCGGACTGATCAAGGGCCTGGGAGCCATGGGCCTGGCCGCCGGCACCGCCGGCACGCTGCTCAACCTGGGCCAGACCCGCGCGCTCGCCGCCGACTTCGACTGGCAGGCGCATAAGGGCAAGACCATCAAGCTCCTGCTCAACAAGCATCCCTATGCCGATGCGATGATCGCCGACCTGGAGAACTTCAAGAAGCTGACCGGCATGAACGTCGTCTATGACGTCTTCCCCGAAGACGTCTATTTCGACAAGGTGACCGCGGCCCTGTCGGCGAGCTCGCCCGAATACGACGCCTTCATGACCGGCGCCTACATGACCTGGACCTATGGCCCAGCCGGCTGGATCACCGACCTCAACGAATGGATCAAGGATCCGGCCAAGACCAACCCGAACTATGCCTGGGACGATTTTCTCCCAGGCGTGAAGTCGTCCTGCGCCTGGAACGGCAAGCCGGGTGGCGCTCTGGGTTCGGAAGACGCCAAGCAGTGGTGCATTCCGTGGGCCTTCGAGCAGAACAACATCACCTACAACAAGGGCATGTTCGACAAGGCCGGCGTCGGCGTCCCCGGCAATCTGGACGAGATGATCTCGACGGCGGCCAAGCTGCAGAAGGATATCGGCAGCGGCGTCTACGGCATCGGCGTGCGCGGCTCGCGCTCCTGGGCGACCATCCATCCGGGCTTCCTGTCTGCCTACTCGAACTTCAACGAGAAGGATCTGACTGTTTCCGCCGATGGCAAGCTCGCGGCGGCGATGAACACCGCCGGCTCAAAAGCCTTCCATGCCAAATGGGTGCAGATGATCCAGGAGAGCGGCCCCAAGGACTGGTCGACCTACACCTGGTACCAGGTCGGTACCGATCTCGGCGCCGGCGCCTCGGCGATGATCTTCGACGCCGACTGCCTCGGCTACTTCATGAATGGCGGCGACAACAAGATGGCCGGCAAGCTCGCCTATGCCGCCTTCACCGCCAACCCGGAAGCCAAGGCTTCGACGCCCAATATCTGGATCTGGTCGCTGGCGATGTCCAACTTCTCCAAGGACAAGGACGCGACCTGGTACTTCCTGCAATGGGCCTCGGGACCGGAGCACGGGCTGTTCGGCGCCACCAAGATGGACTTCGTCGATCCGGTCCGCCAGTCGGTGTGGAAGGACGAGATGTTCCGCGAGAAGCTGAACAAGAGCTATCCCGGCTATGTCGAGATGTTCGACGCTTCGGCGGCCGGCGCGTCGATCAAGTTCACGGCGCAGCCGCTGTTCTTCGACCTCACCACCGAATGGGCGGCGACGCTGCAGAAGATGGTGGCCAAGGAAGTGCCGGTAGACGAGGGCCTCGACAAGCTCGCCGAGAGCATCAACGGCCAGCTCAAGGAAGCCGGTCTCGGTTAA
- a CDS encoding sugar-binding transcriptional regulator, whose product MVGFGNGLLRDDDASMAARAAWLHYAGGLTQSEVAKRLGLTSLKAHRLITKANQEGLVKVYIDGEVSECVELEDELSRRYGLDYCEVVPDFDSEDLPLKALGIAGAQFLKREIERGEQALIGVGHGRTLAACVEYLPRTTTDRIRFVSLLGGLTRKFSANPHDVIHRLAERTGAEAYVMPVPMFANTAEDRIVLLGQKGVSEVFDLARSADLLFAGIGTAEREASLVATGMIEKGEMEEIRRNGGVGELLGHFFDEAGKAVATTVSNRALALAREDIASRRIVAVAGGRIKVRAIKSVLEGRYLKGLITDERTARSLVEETPVG is encoded by the coding sequence GTGGTTGGTTTTGGAAACGGCCTTTTGCGCGACGATGATGCCAGCATGGCGGCGCGGGCTGCGTGGCTTCATTACGCTGGTGGCCTGACCCAGTCCGAGGTCGCCAAGCGGCTCGGGCTGACCAGCCTCAAGGCCCACCGCCTCATCACCAAGGCCAACCAGGAAGGGCTGGTGAAGGTCTATATCGACGGCGAAGTGTCGGAATGCGTCGAACTCGAGGACGAATTGTCCCGCCGCTACGGCCTCGACTATTGCGAGGTGGTCCCGGATTTCGATTCCGAGGACCTGCCGCTCAAGGCGCTCGGCATTGCCGGAGCGCAGTTCCTCAAGCGCGAGATCGAACGCGGCGAGCAGGCGCTGATCGGTGTCGGCCATGGCCGCACGCTCGCGGCTTGCGTGGAATATCTGCCGCGCACGACCACCGACCGGATCCGTTTCGTTTCGTTGCTCGGCGGCCTGACGCGGAAATTCTCGGCCAACCCGCATGACGTCATCCACCGTCTCGCCGAACGCACCGGCGCCGAAGCCTATGTGATGCCGGTGCCGATGTTCGCCAACACGGCGGAGGACCGCATCGTGCTGCTGGGCCAGAAGGGCGTTAGCGAGGTCTTCGATCTCGCCAGATCCGCCGACCTGCTTTTCGCCGGCATCGGTACCGCCGAACGCGAGGCTTCGCTGGTCGCCACCGGCATGATCGAGAAGGGTGAGATGGAGGAGATCCGCCGCAATGGCGGCGTCGGCGAATTGCTCGGCCATTTCTTCGACGAGGCCGGCAAGGCGGTGGCGACGACCGTTTCCAACCGGGCGCTGGCGCTGGCGCGCGAGGACATCGCCAGCCGTAGGATCGTCGCCGTCGCCGGCGGCAGGATCAAGGTTCGCGCCATCAAGTCGGTGCTGGAGGGGCGCTATCTCAAGGGCCTGATAACAGACGAGCGGACGGCGCGATCGCTCGTGGAAGAGACGCCGGTCGGGTAG
- a CDS encoding MgtC/SapB family protein has translation MFEPLCCDMPLHPTWPDLVARLLFVVLAGFLIGLNREARGHTAGLRTTILVGLAAAVAMIQANLLLDTTGKGMDFFSRMDVLRLPLGVLTGVGFIGGGAILRRGDLVTGVTTAATMWIMTMIGLAFGGGQFGLAGIATVLTLLTLQVLKWVDLKIPRDHHAILSVSWAKSSPPDLQEMVRPLGYDARLATMEHDFSRDRFVYSFNLEWRQPDATEPSTEILALVARECEIERFDLVGEKAS, from the coding sequence ATGTTCGAGCCGCTTTGCTGCGATATGCCGCTTCATCCGACATGGCCCGATCTTGTCGCACGGCTGCTGTTTGTGGTGCTGGCAGGTTTTCTCATTGGCCTGAACAGAGAAGCGCGTGGCCACACCGCCGGGCTTCGGACGACCATCCTCGTCGGCCTTGCGGCCGCGGTTGCGATGATCCAGGCCAACTTGCTGCTTGATACGACAGGCAAGGGAATGGATTTCTTCTCCCGCATGGACGTGCTGCGCCTCCCGCTTGGCGTGCTGACCGGCGTGGGCTTCATCGGCGGCGGTGCCATCCTTCGGCGCGGCGACCTCGTGACCGGTGTCACCACCGCGGCCACCATGTGGATCATGACGATGATCGGACTTGCGTTTGGCGGCGGCCAGTTCGGTCTTGCGGGAATTGCAACCGTGCTGACGCTGCTGACGCTTCAGGTATTGAAATGGGTCGATCTCAAGATCCCGCGCGACCACCATGCGATCCTGTCGGTTTCCTGGGCGAAAAGTTCACCGCCCGACCTTCAAGAGATGGTGCGGCCGCTCGGCTATGACGCACGCCTTGCCACGATGGAGCACGATTTCAGCCGCGACCGCTTCGTCTACTCGTTCAATCTCGAATGGAGACAGCCCGATGCGACCGAACCTTCAACGGAAATCCTGGCGCTGGTCGCCCGCGAATGTGAGATCGAGCGATTTGATCTAGTCGGCGAGAAAGCGTCCTGA
- the ftsZ gene encoding cell division protein FtsZ: MAEFKKPEISEMRPKITVIGVGGGGGNAINNMIVEQLQGTEFIAANTDAQALTMSKATRLIQLGAHVTEGLGAGSLPEIGRAAAEESLDEIMDHLAGTHMCFVTAGMGGGTGTGAAPIIAQAARKAGILTVGVVTKPFTFEGRRRMQMAEEGIERLREAADTVIVIPNQNLFRIADAKTTFADAFVIADRVLYSGVSCITDLIVKEGLINLDFADVKSVMRGMGRAMMGTGEASGDGRAMKAAEAAIANPLLDEMSMKGAKGVLVSISGGRDMTLFEVDEAATRIREEVYEDADIIVGAIFDKSMEGRFRVSVVATGLDRSLAEGDADAGIARDHSLPSAARTLQ, from the coding sequence ATGGCCGAGTTCAAGAAGCCGGAAATCTCCGAGATGAGACCCAAGATCACCGTGATCGGTGTCGGCGGCGGCGGCGGCAACGCGATCAACAACATGATCGTGGAACAGCTTCAGGGAACCGAGTTCATTGCCGCCAACACCGATGCCCAGGCGCTGACCATGTCGAAGGCGACGCGGCTGATCCAGCTTGGCGCACACGTCACGGAAGGCCTCGGCGCCGGCTCGCTGCCCGAGATCGGCCGTGCCGCTGCAGAGGAATCGCTCGACGAGATCATGGATCATCTGGCCGGCACGCATATGTGTTTCGTCACCGCCGGCATGGGCGGCGGCACCGGCACCGGTGCGGCTCCGATCATCGCCCAGGCGGCGCGAAAGGCCGGCATCCTGACGGTCGGCGTCGTCACCAAGCCGTTCACCTTCGAGGGCAGGCGCCGCATGCAGATGGCCGAAGAGGGCATCGAGCGGCTGCGCGAGGCTGCCGACACGGTCATCGTGATCCCCAACCAGAACCTGTTCCGGATCGCCGATGCCAAAACCACCTTCGCCGATGCCTTCGTCATCGCCGACCGGGTGCTTTATTCCGGCGTCAGCTGCATCACCGACCTCATCGTCAAGGAAGGCCTGATCAATCTCGACTTCGCCGACGTCAAATCGGTGATGCGCGGCATGGGCCGCGCCATGATGGGAACCGGCGAGGCCTCGGGCGACGGCCGGGCGATGAAGGCGGCGGAAGCCGCGATCGCCAACCCGCTGCTCGACGAAATGTCCATGAAGGGCGCCAAGGGCGTCCTGGTGTCGATCTCGGGCGGCAGGGACATGACCCTGTTCGAGGTCGACGAGGCTGCCACGCGCATCCGCGAGGAAGTCTACGAGGATGCCGACATCATCGTCGGCGCCATCTTCGACAAGAGCATGGAAGGCCGCTTCAGGGTCTCGGTGGTGGCGACCGGCCTCGATCGTTCGCTCGCCGAGGGCGACGCCGATGCCGGCATCGCGCGGGATCATTCCCTACCTTCCGCCGCACGGACCTTGCAGTAA
- a CDS encoding N,N-dimethylformamidase beta subunit family domain-containing protein → MKRPVNHGAMAVSGYTVPWHTAAGTPVALHVSSARQVRDVHVVRLDTPAAEPMGWRVESTGNAVSHRDFDHGSFLKIAATELAKATEIEGVAFEVYLTRNDGARVLFESGNLRLGLQDGRLMSGDRGKPLDSGVALPANIWLKLEISSNDGATVLRVDSDDLLSPFHLDHRFDLPWRPLPGDMVFGTSTANDVRSLNAKFSAISLQTAAGRIAWTFPTLLPSGPLASTGTDRVLFLETINQPAFCMTSRRWDGSSFDPRLVPSHYDAVHCHDDDMGALQWPASYQLQIPAEAPAGVYAFEVGQDEGAERIVFFITSSVRRTPLLFLVPTATYLAYADEFLPAHLYEWMCEDRGHRLAIDNNLKSLYDYHSDLSGVSICSTRKPKATLRDDYNYPLCGCPHNLPVDLHFLRFCHSNGIAFDLITDRDLHERGVAGLRDYHAVITGSHPEYMSVEMEHALRQFAAAGGSIAYLGGNGFAGKVAFQDDLMELRRSPLEAGRTWDGPIAEQSLSITNQPGGYLRASGRGEFSLTGVAISLMGFEGARPFTRTPESRHPSAAWLFDGVASETFGDEGIVLGGAAGYEVDATDPHLGTSPDTIVIARATGFPDSFVQDATRWYEGGDSERDGRRCAEMTLRHLPSDGLIFCASSVAWCGALPAGDAMNDVGRITKNLLTRLAATKNRKAPDR, encoded by the coding sequence ATGAAACGCCCCGTCAATCACGGCGCCATGGCCGTCTCGGGCTATACCGTTCCCTGGCATACAGCGGCCGGAACACCGGTCGCCCTTCATGTCTCGTCAGCGCGGCAGGTACGCGACGTGCACGTCGTGCGGCTCGACACGCCCGCGGCCGAGCCGATGGGCTGGCGCGTCGAGTCGACAGGAAATGCCGTGTCGCATCGGGACTTCGATCATGGATCCTTCCTGAAGATCGCGGCGACCGAACTGGCCAAGGCCACCGAGATCGAAGGCGTCGCCTTCGAAGTGTACTTGACCCGCAATGATGGCGCCCGCGTGCTGTTCGAGAGCGGAAACCTGCGCCTCGGCCTGCAGGACGGGCGGCTGATGTCAGGCGACCGCGGCAAGCCGCTCGATAGCGGCGTGGCCTTGCCGGCAAACATCTGGCTCAAGCTCGAGATTTCGTCGAACGACGGCGCGACCGTGCTGCGGGTCGATTCGGACGATCTCCTGTCGCCGTTTCACCTGGATCATCGATTCGACCTGCCATGGCGCCCGCTGCCCGGTGACATGGTCTTCGGCACCAGCACGGCAAACGATGTCAGGTCGCTCAATGCGAAATTCTCTGCGATCTCCCTGCAAACCGCGGCTGGTCGTATCGCGTGGACGTTTCCGACCCTGCTGCCGAGCGGCCCGCTCGCCTCGACAGGCACCGATCGCGTCCTCTTCCTGGAAACGATCAACCAGCCCGCCTTCTGCATGACCTCGCGCCGCTGGGACGGGTCGAGTTTCGACCCCCGCCTGGTGCCGTCGCACTACGACGCCGTGCATTGCCACGACGACGACATGGGCGCGTTGCAGTGGCCCGCGTCCTACCAGCTGCAAATCCCCGCCGAAGCGCCGGCCGGCGTCTATGCCTTCGAGGTCGGCCAGGACGAAGGGGCGGAGCGTATCGTCTTCTTCATCACTTCGTCGGTACGCCGCACGCCACTGTTGTTCCTGGTGCCTACGGCCACCTACCTTGCCTACGCGGATGAATTCCTGCCGGCGCATCTCTACGAATGGATGTGCGAGGATCGCGGCCATCGCTTGGCGATCGACAACAACCTGAAGTCTCTCTACGACTACCACAGCGACCTCAGCGGCGTGTCGATCTGTTCCACCAGGAAGCCGAAGGCGACGCTGCGCGACGACTACAATTACCCGCTGTGCGGCTGTCCGCACAACCTACCGGTCGACCTGCACTTTCTGCGCTTCTGCCACAGCAACGGCATTGCCTTCGATCTCATCACAGACCGCGACCTGCATGAACGGGGCGTAGCCGGCCTGCGGGACTATCACGCGGTCATCACCGGCAGCCATCCCGAATACATGTCGGTCGAGATGGAACATGCCTTGCGCCAGTTCGCGGCGGCGGGCGGCAGCATCGCCTATCTCGGCGGCAATGGTTTTGCCGGCAAGGTGGCGTTCCAAGACGATCTGATGGAACTGCGCCGCTCGCCGCTCGAGGCGGGCCGGACCTGGGACGGTCCCATCGCCGAACAGTCGCTGTCGATCACCAACCAGCCGGGAGGCTACCTGCGCGCCAGCGGGCGCGGCGAGTTCTCGCTGACCGGCGTCGCCATCTCGCTGATGGGTTTCGAAGGCGCACGACCCTTCACGCGCACACCGGAAAGCCGCCACCCTTCCGCGGCATGGTTGTTCGACGGCGTCGCCAGCGAGACCTTTGGCGACGAGGGCATCGTGCTTGGTGGGGCTGCCGGCTACGAGGTCGATGCCACCGACCCGCATCTGGGCACATCCCCCGACACCATCGTCATTGCGCGCGCGACCGGTTTCCCGGACAGCTTCGTCCAAGACGCGACCCGTTGGTACGAGGGAGGTGACAGCGAGCGCGACGGGCGCCGCTGCGCGGAGATGACGCTGCGCCATCTGCCTTCGGACGGCCTGATCTTCTGCGCGAGTTCGGTCGCCTGGTGCGGCGCCTTGCCGGCGGGCGACGCCATGAACGACGTCGGCCGGATCACCAAGAACTTGCTGACGCGTCTGGCGGCGACAAAGAACCGGAAGGCCCCGGATCGATAG